A window from Photobacterium atrarenae encodes these proteins:
- a CDS encoding 2-hydroxymuconate tautomerase — protein MPIVQVNMMEGRTDAQKEKLIRNVTTAVMESLDAPEQSVRVLINEMPKIHFGIGGQSAQKLGR, from the coding sequence GTGCCAATTGTACAGGTCAATATGATGGAAGGGCGCACGGATGCGCAGAAAGAGAAGCTGATCCGCAATGTCACGACGGCCGTTATGGAATCGTTAGATGCGCCTGAACAGAGCGTGCGGGTCTTGATCAATGAAATGCCGAAAATTCATTTCGGCATTGGCGGTCAATCGGCTCAGAAACTCGGACGTTAG
- a CDS encoding tagatose bisphosphate family class II aldolase, whose protein sequence is MYLISSREMLKRAQQGGYAVPAFNIHNLETVQVVVETASELGSPVILAGTPGTFDYAGTDYLISICKEAAQKHTIPLVLHLDHHEDISDIKTKVERGVRSVMIDGSHYSFEQNIDIVRHVVQHSNRFDASVEAELGRLGGQEDDLIVDSADALLTDPASAAEFVRRTGIDSLAVAIGTAHGLYKSEPKLDFDRMAQIREVVDIPLVLHGASGIPEEMVQRCITLGACKVNVGTELKIAFADAVKHYFAEHPEANDPRKYIVPGKQAMKQVVIDKIRMCGSEGKI, encoded by the coding sequence ATGTATCTGATCTCTTCTCGTGAAATGCTCAAACGAGCGCAACAAGGCGGCTACGCAGTCCCTGCTTTTAATATTCATAATCTGGAAACCGTGCAGGTAGTGGTCGAAACGGCCTCAGAACTCGGCTCGCCGGTGATTCTGGCCGGGACTCCGGGCACATTCGATTACGCCGGCACCGACTACCTGATCAGCATCTGTAAGGAAGCGGCACAAAAACATACCATCCCGCTCGTCCTCCACCTGGATCACCATGAAGATATTTCCGATATCAAAACCAAAGTCGAACGCGGTGTCCGCTCTGTCATGATCGACGGCTCCCATTATTCCTTCGAGCAAAACATCGATATCGTCCGCCACGTGGTCCAGCACAGTAACCGCTTTGATGCCAGTGTGGAAGCCGAACTGGGCCGTCTTGGCGGTCAGGAAGATGATCTGATAGTCGACAGTGCCGACGCCCTGTTAACCGATCCGGCTTCAGCGGCAGAATTTGTTCGCCGTACCGGAATTGACTCGCTAGCCGTAGCGATTGGCACAGCCCATGGTTTGTACAAGTCTGAACCAAAGCTGGATTTCGACCGAATGGCGCAAATTCGTGAAGTGGTCGATATTCCGTTGGTGCTACACGGCGCTTCCGGGATCCCAGAAGAAATGGTTCAGCGCTGTATCACCCTGGGAGCATGTAAAGTCAATGTCGGCACCGAGCTGAAAATTGCCTTTGCCGATGCCGTCAAACACTACTTTGCCGAGCACCCTGAAGCCAACGATCCGCGCAAATATATCGTCCCGGGGAAACAAGCGATGAAGCAGGTGGTGATTGATAAAATCCGGATGTGCGGTAGTGAAGGAAAAATATAA
- a CDS encoding OmpA family protein → MTRLAAVISATLLMASTAHADVYVGGKAGKSWLEDACQAGTSCDKDDTTYGVFGGYNLSDNLAIEAGYDNLGDYKSTTFNDHVEAITLAPKLSLPLTNDLALYGKLGGAYVKYGSQDDFSYLGAAGVEYSMSQNVTLRAEYQNITDASNDLVRATGHSATLGLAYTFGGNSKPVVKTEPVVYEEPVAYETPAPEPEPIVREESAPIAPVMPVETEEVVEPEIVTKTYETQTLGTGSFALNSTELTQESAAKLDKLVAFLNEYPQAKVEVVGYTDASGAASYNQKISEKRAGSVAEALINKGIKATRIEARGEGENNPIASNETREGRQQNRRVEITVPAFDYQVQA, encoded by the coding sequence ATGACAAGACTAGCAGCGGTAATTTCAGCCACTTTACTGATGGCCTCAACAGCACACGCAGATGTTTATGTCGGTGGTAAAGCCGGTAAATCCTGGTTAGAGGATGCCTGTCAGGCAGGCACATCGTGCGATAAAGACGATACCACCTATGGTGTGTTTGGGGGTTACAACCTGTCTGACAACCTGGCGATCGAAGCGGGTTACGACAACCTGGGTGATTACAAGAGCACCACGTTTAACGACCATGTGGAAGCGATCACCCTGGCCCCGAAGTTGAGCTTGCCTTTGACGAACGATCTAGCGCTATACGGCAAATTGGGTGGTGCATACGTCAAGTACGGCAGCCAGGATGATTTTTCGTATCTGGGCGCAGCCGGTGTTGAATACAGCATGAGCCAGAATGTGACGCTGCGTGCTGAATACCAGAATATTACCGACGCCAGCAATGATCTGGTCCGTGCGACGGGTCACTCTGCGACCTTGGGTCTGGCTTATACGTTCGGTGGCAACAGCAAGCCAGTGGTGAAGACTGAGCCCGTGGTTTATGAGGAGCCTGTAGCTTATGAAACCCCAGCTCCAGAACCTGAGCCGATTGTTCGGGAAGAATCTGCACCGATAGCACCTGTCATGCCGGTTGAGACGGAAGAAGTCGTTGAGCCTGAGATCGTCACCAAAACCTATGAAACACAAACCCTCGGCACTGGCAGCTTTGCTCTGAACAGTACCGAGTTGACGCAGGAAAGTGCTGCAAAGCTTGATAAGCTGGTGGCGTTTTTGAATGAGTACCCGCAGGCCAAAGTGGAAGTCGTCGGTTACACGGATGCTTCTGGTGCGGCATCGTACAACCAGAAAATTTCTGAAAAACGTGCCGGTTCGGTTGCCGAAGCGTTGATCAATAAAGGAATTAAGGCGACACGTATCGAGGCGCGTGGTGAAGGTGAGAACAACCCAATCGCTTCTAACGAAACACGTGAAGGTCGCCAGCAAAACCGCCGGGTAGAAATCACGGTACCGGCGTTTGATTACCAGGTTCAAGCATAA
- the dmpG gene encoding 4-hydroxy-2-oxovalerate aldolase, giving the protein MNLEGKKVVLHDMSLRDGMHAKRHQISLEQMVDIATGLDDAGVPLIEVTHGDGLGGASVNYGFPAHSDEAYLDAVVPKMKHAKVSALLLPGIGTVDHLRMAKDLGVSTIRVATHCTEADVSEQHIGLAAKLGMDTVGFLMMAHMASPEKILEQAKLMESYGANCIYCTDSAGYMLPEEVSQKIGLLRAELNPGTEIGFHGHHNMGMAIANSLAAVEAGALRIDGSVAGLGAGAGNTPLEVFVAVLERMHAVHGVDLYKIMDVAEDRVVPMMEQPIRVDRDALTLGYAGVYSSFLLFAKRAEAKYGIAARDLLVELGRRGTVGGQEDMIEDLALTLAKEKGLI; this is encoded by the coding sequence ATGAATTTGGAAGGGAAAAAAGTCGTTCTCCACGACATGAGTCTGCGTGACGGGATGCACGCCAAACGCCATCAGATCTCGCTTGAACAGATGGTTGATATTGCGACCGGGCTCGATGACGCCGGGGTGCCGCTGATTGAAGTCACGCACGGTGACGGGCTGGGAGGCGCGTCGGTGAATTACGGTTTTCCGGCACATTCGGATGAAGCCTACCTTGATGCGGTCGTGCCGAAAATGAAACATGCCAAAGTATCGGCACTGTTGTTGCCGGGCATTGGCACGGTGGATCACTTGCGGATGGCGAAGGATTTGGGCGTGAGCACAATTCGTGTGGCGACCCACTGTACAGAAGCCGATGTCAGTGAGCAGCATATTGGTCTGGCCGCCAAGCTGGGGATGGATACCGTGGGATTCCTGATGATGGCGCATATGGCCTCACCGGAGAAAATTCTGGAACAGGCGAAACTGATGGAATCGTATGGTGCGAATTGTATCTATTGCACCGACTCGGCGGGTTACATGTTGCCGGAGGAAGTCAGCCAGAAAATTGGCTTGCTGCGCGCAGAGCTGAACCCGGGGACCGAAATCGGTTTTCACGGTCATCACAATATGGGGATGGCCATAGCTAACTCTCTTGCTGCCGTTGAAGCCGGTGCCCTGCGAATCGATGGTTCCGTTGCGGGCCTCGGCGCAGGTGCGGGTAATACACCGCTGGAAGTATTTGTGGCTGTACTGGAGCGGATGCATGCCGTTCACGGTGTCGATCTCTACAAGATCATGGATGTGGCCGAAGATCGGGTGGTGCCGATGATGGAGCAACCGATTCGGGTCGATCGTGATGCGCTGACGTTGGGTTATGCCGGCGTTTACAGCTCATTTTTGTTGTTCGCCAAGCGTGCGGAGGCCAAGTACGGCATCGCAGCCCGTGACCTGCTGGTTGAACTGGGTCGTCGCGGTACGGTCGGCGGACAGGAAGACATGATTGAAGATTTGGCATTAACCCTGGCGAAAGAAAAAGGATTGATCTGA
- the nagA gene encoding N-acetylglucosamine-6-phosphate deacetylase → MGSEIRHYRAARILVSDQWLTDGVLSVDPNGTITAITPYQPKQHSVIIDLGERWLLPGLIDSHVHGAVGCDVMDATHDSLNTMSEFFATQGVTGFVATTVTAPVQAIQDALQQIGKSRQRGVDGAELLGAYLEGPYFTPKNRGAHPTEWFRELDLAELDSWDSYADHQLTTVALAPEKSGAIKAIKYLKKQGIKVMLGHSDASFDQVQEALDAGADGIVHCYNGMRGLHHRDPGVVGAGLCHPNSYVEMIADGHHVHPTAIDIAHRCCGDRLILITDAMRATHMPDGQYQLGEYLVNVTDGVATTDTGGLAGSTLTLLQAVLNLSTWLKLPLEQAWLRASLTPAKSLSINNQYGTLEPGKQASMVALNPNHTIFKTWVNGNLVFDASHSHRQEAICI, encoded by the coding sequence ATGGGATCTGAGATACGACATTACCGGGCGGCACGGATTCTGGTTAGTGATCAATGGCTCACCGACGGCGTTCTCAGCGTTGATCCAAACGGAACGATTACCGCGATTACGCCCTATCAACCCAAACAGCATTCTGTAATCATTGATCTGGGCGAGCGCTGGCTACTTCCCGGCCTGATTGACAGCCACGTCCATGGCGCAGTTGGGTGTGACGTCATGGACGCTACCCATGACAGCCTGAACACCATGTCCGAATTCTTCGCCACTCAGGGTGTGACCGGTTTTGTCGCAACCACGGTTACGGCGCCGGTACAGGCCATTCAGGACGCACTGCAACAAATCGGCAAGAGCAGACAGCGCGGGGTCGACGGTGCAGAATTGCTCGGCGCCTACCTTGAAGGCCCCTACTTTACGCCCAAAAATCGTGGAGCACACCCGACCGAATGGTTCCGAGAACTGGATTTGGCAGAGCTCGACAGCTGGGACTCCTATGCGGATCACCAGTTAACCACGGTCGCCCTGGCACCGGAAAAATCCGGAGCCATCAAAGCCATCAAATACCTGAAGAAGCAGGGCATCAAAGTCATGTTGGGGCATTCTGATGCCAGCTTTGATCAAGTACAGGAAGCCCTCGACGCCGGGGCGGACGGGATCGTCCATTGTTACAACGGGATGCGCGGCCTGCACCATCGCGACCCGGGCGTGGTGGGCGCCGGGCTTTGCCACCCGAACAGTTATGTTGAGATGATTGCTGATGGTCACCATGTCCACCCGACCGCGATTGATATTGCTCATCGTTGCTGCGGCGATCGCCTGATCTTGATCACTGACGCCATGCGAGCCACACACATGCCGGACGGCCAGTATCAGCTAGGTGAGTACCTGGTTAATGTCACCGACGGCGTGGCAACCACCGATACCGGTGGGCTGGCGGGCAGTACCCTGACCTTGCTCCAGGCGGTACTCAATCTCTCGACCTGGCTCAAGCTCCCGCTCGAGCAAGCCTGGCTACGGGCCTCGCTGACCCCAGCGAAATCCCTCAGCATCAACAACCAATACGGTACCCTGGAGCCTGGGAAACAAGCCTCCATGGTCGCCTTGAATCCGAATCACACCATTTTCAAAACCTGGGTTAACGGCAACCTTGTATTTGACGCTAGCCACTCTCATCGCCAGGAGGCAATATGTATCTGA
- the dmpH gene encoding 2-oxo-3-hexenedioate decarboxylase codes for MGNLTQQQISELANHLENAELGAYEVTKITNDFPDMTYDDAFDIQWEIRRRKEQRGHKIVGMKMGLTSWAKMSQMGVEHPCYGFLADYFAIPEGGEIQHDQLIHPKIEAELAFVTKAPLKGPGVHIGDVLRATDFVMPAVEVIDSRYQDFKFDLKSVIADNSSSSRFVTGGRMADPAELDLKTLGVVMEVNGEVVEVGAGAAVLGHPAASVAMLANMLGERGEELPAGSFIMIGAITAAVHVNKGDAFCVHYQGLGSISGKFV; via the coding sequence ATGGGAAATCTAACACAGCAACAAATCAGTGAACTGGCAAACCATCTGGAAAATGCCGAATTGGGCGCCTACGAGGTGACCAAGATCACCAACGATTTTCCGGACATGACTTACGACGACGCATTCGATATCCAGTGGGAGATCCGTCGCCGAAAAGAGCAACGGGGCCATAAGATTGTCGGCATGAAAATGGGGCTGACCTCCTGGGCGAAGATGTCCCAGATGGGCGTCGAACACCCTTGTTACGGATTTCTGGCGGACTACTTTGCCATTCCGGAAGGTGGGGAGATTCAGCATGATCAGCTCATTCATCCCAAAATTGAAGCTGAACTGGCCTTTGTCACCAAAGCGCCGCTGAAAGGGCCGGGAGTCCATATCGGTGATGTACTGCGGGCGACGGATTTTGTTATGCCTGCGGTGGAGGTGATTGACTCCCGGTATCAGGATTTCAAATTCGACCTGAAAAGCGTCATTGCCGATAACTCTTCCTCTTCGCGGTTTGTCACCGGTGGCCGGATGGCAGATCCAGCAGAGTTGGACCTCAAAACGCTGGGGGTGGTCATGGAAGTGAACGGCGAAGTTGTCGAAGTGGGCGCCGGGGCGGCGGTCCTGGGACATCCGGCCGCGTCGGTGGCAATGCTGGCAAATATGCTGGGTGAACGAGGCGAGGAACTGCCGGCGGGCTCATTCATTATGATTGGGGCGATCACTGCGGCGGTCCACGTGAACAAAGGGGATGCTTTCTGTGTGCATTACCAGGGGTTAGGTTCGATTTCAGGCAAGTTCGTCTAA
- a CDS encoding DUF4344 domain-containing metallopeptidase, which produces MKVFGSLLLAGLLSGGALAAQPSIVVEYQTPQGKNETQIRQLIEQSEVNDTLVALSKSYFVFDQTLTVNYGGEDGPMYDPEVHMVSIPYGFVSEAIRYFRDNEDQQTSGNTPTLSAMDTLLHTLLHEAGHAYIVDQNIPVLGKEEDAVDNFATLMMIRYVEGGDEAAISAANMFAYESNDRPDYYDFGEYIDEHSFDLQRYFSTLCLVYGSDPKQHAKLLDEVEKDYLAERKEFCIENYQQLDQNWHVYLTEQP; this is translated from the coding sequence ATGAAGGTCTTTGGGTCGCTGCTCCTCGCGGGCTTGCTCAGTGGAGGCGCGCTCGCGGCGCAACCGTCCATTGTGGTGGAATACCAGACGCCGCAAGGCAAAAATGAAACGCAGATCAGGCAGCTGATTGAGCAAAGTGAGGTGAATGACACCCTGGTGGCATTGTCAAAATCGTACTTTGTCTTTGATCAGACGCTGACCGTCAACTACGGCGGCGAGGATGGACCGATGTACGATCCCGAAGTGCATATGGTGTCTATCCCGTACGGCTTCGTGTCAGAAGCCATCCGGTATTTCCGGGACAATGAGGATCAGCAAACATCAGGTAATACGCCCACATTGAGCGCGATGGATACGCTACTGCATACCTTGCTGCATGAAGCGGGCCATGCATACATTGTCGATCAGAATATTCCGGTGCTGGGCAAGGAAGAAGACGCGGTTGATAACTTCGCCACCCTGATGATGATTCGCTATGTCGAGGGTGGCGATGAGGCGGCAATCAGCGCGGCTAATATGTTCGCGTACGAGTCGAACGATCGGCCTGATTATTACGATTTCGGTGAGTATATTGATGAGCATAGCTTTGATTTGCAGCGCTACTTTTCCACCCTGTGTCTGGTGTATGGCAGTGATCCGAAGCAACACGCCAAATTGTTAGATGAAGTTGAAAAAGATTACCTCGCCGAACGCAAAGAGTTCTGTATCGAGAATTATCAGCAATTGGATCAAAACTGGCATGTGTATCTGACCGAACAGCCGTGA
- a CDS encoding LysR family transcriptional regulator, with product MSLPSAGNHPRQQQLDKIVFFCSVLQHGSFREAAEAWGISAAAASRWVKELENMMAVELIKRSTRQLVPTDAGEVLYRRFSSLLPEIDTICAEVESMADEQRGVISISSTPLFAAYFLREIITEYMEMHPQVNFRLFIEAGEVDPLHVDFIIRAKATNRETEEKDSLLIRRQLLSEPLFACAAPSYLARCGIPTEPEALREHRCLYASSLVGGNRWYFCLDGVNRAVTISDALECDNSEILRDMAIRGAGVAYLPQSVVREALADGRLKVLLTDFVASQFDINLYFRPRHPMPTRCQAFKDYLLRRTQEIVSQRQRGSWA from the coding sequence ATGTCACTGCCATCCGCCGGGAACCATCCCCGCCAGCAACAACTCGATAAAATCGTCTTCTTCTGCTCGGTGCTCCAGCATGGTTCCTTTCGGGAAGCTGCTGAAGCCTGGGGAATCTCCGCCGCAGCCGCCAGCCGCTGGGTGAAGGAACTGGAAAACATGATGGCCGTGGAGCTGATCAAACGCAGTACCCGCCAGCTGGTGCCGACCGACGCCGGGGAAGTGCTCTATCGGCGATTTTCGTCATTGTTACCGGAAATCGATACGATTTGCGCCGAAGTGGAAAGCATGGCCGACGAACAACGCGGGGTGATCAGCATCTCCTCAACCCCATTATTTGCCGCCTACTTCCTGCGCGAAATCATCACCGAATATATGGAAATGCATCCCCAGGTCAACTTCCGGCTGTTCATTGAAGCCGGAGAAGTCGATCCGCTCCATGTCGATTTCATCATTCGCGCCAAAGCCACCAATCGGGAAACCGAGGAAAAGGACAGCCTGCTGATCCGCCGCCAGCTGCTGAGCGAGCCCCTGTTCGCCTGCGCTGCGCCCAGTTATCTGGCCCGATGCGGCATTCCGACCGAGCCGGAAGCCCTGCGCGAGCACCGCTGCCTCTACGCCAGCTCCTTGGTCGGCGGCAATCGCTGGTACTTCTGTCTCGACGGGGTCAACCGCGCTGTCACCATCAGTGATGCTCTGGAGTGCGACAACAGCGAAATCTTGCGGGATATGGCGATTCGTGGGGCTGGTGTGGCCTACCTGCCTCAATCTGTGGTGCGCGAGGCGCTGGCCGACGGTCGACTCAAAGTACTGCTCACCGATTTTGTCGCCAGCCAATTCGATATCAACCTCTACTTCCGCCCCCGACACCCGATGCCGACCCGTTGCCAGGCGTTCAAGGATTATCTGTTACGACGAACGCAAGAGATCGTCAGCCAGCGCCAGCGGGGCAGCTGGGCTTAA
- a CDS encoding GntP family permease, whose protein sequence is MDVAVILLTLIGLMYFAYRGVSVLVLAPILAMAAALLTSDFPFLYALSNVFMPAAANYIKLYFPVFIAGAIFGKLMGASGAARTLSAFIIRNLGPRHAILSVVLATALLTYGGVSLFVVVFAMYPIGAETFRAAGIPKRLLPAAITLGAFTFTMTALPGTPQYLNTMPTIPFGTTIYAAPLLGLLAAVMMLSLGILWIKYRAQKAMAAGEGYGEEKEQLQNESADTPAPGVMMALAPILLVFVINFLLTNVYFKMPDVVAEYQAVEASINGTWAVILALGTAIAFMLVAFRRYLFDPNQHVFDGSVGSLLPIFNTASEVGYGAVITALSAFVVVKAGIAAIDIPDLFKVAITSTSLAGIIGSSSGGTGMVLALLGNDFLSTGINPEVLHRVVLLAAGGLDTLPHCGAVITLLAVCKLTHRQSYGDIAVVTMAIPLLAAFTVIVVHLSTGLV, encoded by the coding sequence ATGGATGTTGCCGTTATACTCCTGACCCTCATTGGCCTGATGTATTTTGCCTATCGTGGGGTCTCCGTCCTGGTGCTGGCGCCGATCCTGGCGATGGCCGCTGCATTGCTGACCAGTGACTTTCCCTTTCTGTATGCGTTGTCGAACGTATTCATGCCTGCCGCCGCCAACTACATCAAACTGTACTTTCCGGTGTTCATTGCCGGGGCAATTTTCGGCAAGCTGATGGGCGCGTCGGGGGCCGCCCGCACGTTGTCGGCCTTTATTATCCGCAACCTGGGACCACGGCACGCCATTTTGTCGGTGGTGCTGGCGACGGCTTTGTTGACCTACGGCGGGGTGTCGCTGTTTGTGGTGGTCTTTGCCATGTATCCGATTGGGGCGGAGACGTTCCGCGCAGCAGGGATCCCGAAACGTCTGCTACCGGCGGCTATCACTCTGGGTGCCTTTACGTTCACCATGACTGCGTTGCCGGGAACGCCGCAGTATCTCAATACTATGCCGACCATCCCGTTCGGCACCACCATTTATGCCGCGCCGCTCCTTGGGTTGCTGGCAGCGGTCATGATGCTGTCACTGGGGATTTTGTGGATTAAATATCGCGCGCAAAAAGCGATGGCCGCAGGTGAAGGGTACGGTGAGGAGAAAGAGCAGCTTCAGAATGAATCGGCAGATACGCCGGCCCCGGGCGTGATGATGGCTTTGGCGCCAATCCTGCTGGTGTTTGTCATCAATTTCCTGCTGACCAACGTGTATTTCAAAATGCCGGACGTAGTTGCCGAATATCAGGCTGTTGAGGCTAGCATTAACGGTACCTGGGCGGTGATCCTGGCGTTGGGCACTGCGATTGCTTTTATGCTGGTGGCATTTCGTCGTTATCTGTTTGATCCGAACCAGCATGTGTTCGACGGTTCGGTCGGCTCGCTGTTACCGATTTTCAATACCGCCTCAGAAGTGGGCTATGGTGCGGTGATCACGGCGCTGTCTGCCTTTGTGGTGGTGAAAGCCGGGATCGCGGCGATTGATATTCCGGACCTGTTTAAAGTGGCGATCACCTCGACGAGTCTCGCTGGGATCATCGGCTCCTCGTCCGGTGGCACAGGTATGGTTCTGGCGCTGTTGGGCAATGATTTTCTCAGCACGGGCATCAACCCGGAAGTTTTGCACCGGGTGGTTTTGCTGGCCGCTGGTGGGCTCGATACCCTGCCGCATTGCGGTGCGGTGATCACCTTGCTGGCGGTGTGTAAACTGACGCACCGCCAAAGCTACGGCGACATTGCGGTAGTCACCATGGCCATTCCACTATTGGCGGCGTTTACCGTGATTGTGGTGCATCTGTCGACAGGGTTGGTTTGA
- the agaF gene encoding PTS galactosamine/N-acetylgalactosamine transporter subunit IIA, with amino-acid sequence MIAVILSGHGAFASGIEQAVLQIIGEQSQFRAIDFPAERTTAELNQTMRTAMKDIDSGDGIVFLTDLLGGTPFRTASLISQERADVEVITGTNLQMAAEMLLERDELTLVEFREQALTCGHRGMTSLADELRSQPPQTQETTEDGI; translated from the coding sequence ATGATTGCAGTTATTCTTTCCGGGCACGGCGCCTTTGCATCCGGCATTGAGCAGGCCGTTTTGCAGATCATTGGTGAGCAGTCACAGTTCAGAGCCATCGACTTTCCCGCAGAGCGGACCACCGCAGAACTGAACCAGACTATGCGTACCGCGATGAAAGACATTGACTCCGGTGACGGAATTGTGTTTCTAACCGATCTTCTGGGCGGAACACCATTTCGAACCGCCTCTCTCATCAGCCAGGAGCGAGCCGATGTTGAAGTCATCACTGGCACCAACCTGCAAATGGCTGCAGAAATGCTGCTGGAGCGCGATGAGCTGACCTTAGTTGAATTCCGTGAACAGGCATTAACGTGTGGCCATCGCGGCATGACCTCCCTGGCAGATGAACTAAGAAGCCAACCCCCACAGACACAGGAAACCACCGAAGATGGGATCTGA
- a CDS encoding acyl CoA:acetate/3-ketoacid CoA transferase yields MPVTQLTAEEAAAWIQDGQSLMLGGFIGSVVPESVIRALGQRFARESGPQDLTLIFAAGQGDGTGRAANHLAQPGMVKRVIGGHWGLVPALQHMALANEIEAYNLPQGVISHLLRDTAAGKPGTLTATGLGTFVDPRLEGGKINTMTREDLVQVLELDGEEYLLYRRLPVDVAILRGTTADTDGNITMEEECLVVESLAAAQAARNQGGKIIVQVKRVVPAGSLSPHEIKIPGIFVDAVVICDDLSEHMQTFATPFNPDFVTSRPASAPQPRQKPPQSRLDAKTLIARRAVLELTPGAVLNLGIGVPEYIATIAGQTGILDSLTLTVEPGAIGGLPASGLDFGASCHPEAIITQDQMFDFYDGGGIDQAFLGLAQCGRSGDINVSRFGTRLPGCGGFINISQHAKSLYFCGTFTADGLDIAVKDGQLEICREGRLQKFVSRAEQITFSAARAIATGQPVRYITERAVFRLDAQGLVLEEIAPGIDLERDILAQMAFHPLIDPDLKPMPACIFAPVFAPSHGKTSSGV; encoded by the coding sequence ATGCCAGTCACCCAACTTACCGCAGAGGAAGCTGCAGCCTGGATCCAGGACGGTCAATCCCTGATGCTGGGCGGTTTTATCGGCTCGGTTGTCCCGGAATCGGTGATCCGCGCCCTCGGCCAGCGCTTTGCGCGAGAATCCGGCCCGCAGGATCTGACGCTGATTTTTGCCGCCGGGCAGGGAGACGGCACAGGCCGCGCAGCCAACCACTTGGCACAACCCGGCATGGTCAAACGGGTGATCGGCGGACACTGGGGCCTGGTTCCGGCCCTGCAACACATGGCGCTGGCCAATGAAATTGAGGCGTATAACCTACCGCAAGGCGTGATCTCCCATCTGCTGCGGGATACGGCAGCCGGTAAACCGGGCACTCTGACCGCCACCGGCCTGGGGACCTTCGTCGACCCGCGCCTGGAAGGCGGCAAAATCAATACTATGACCCGGGAAGATCTGGTTCAGGTCCTTGAGCTGGACGGTGAGGAATACCTGCTCTATCGCCGACTGCCGGTGGATGTGGCCATATTACGGGGAACGACCGCCGATACAGACGGCAACATCACCATGGAAGAAGAATGCCTGGTGGTCGAAAGCCTCGCTGCGGCTCAGGCGGCACGAAATCAGGGCGGCAAGATCATCGTCCAGGTCAAGCGGGTCGTTCCCGCCGGAAGCCTCTCGCCCCACGAGATTAAAATTCCCGGGATCTTTGTCGATGCGGTGGTGATCTGCGACGATCTTTCCGAACACATGCAAACGTTCGCGACGCCATTCAACCCGGATTTTGTCACCAGCCGCCCCGCTTCGGCTCCCCAGCCCCGGCAGAAGCCCCCCCAATCCCGGCTGGACGCCAAGACTCTGATCGCCCGACGAGCGGTGCTGGAGCTGACCCCGGGCGCGGTGCTGAATCTGGGCATCGGGGTCCCGGAGTATATCGCGACCATTGCCGGACAAACCGGGATTCTGGACAGCCTGACGCTGACGGTGGAGCCCGGGGCTATCGGCGGCTTACCGGCCAGCGGGCTGGATTTCGGGGCCAGTTGCCACCCCGAAGCCATTATTACTCAGGATCAGATGTTTGACTTTTACGACGGCGGTGGCATTGATCAGGCCTTTCTCGGCCTGGCGCAGTGCGGCCGCAGTGGCGATATCAATGTCTCCCGCTTCGGAACCCGACTGCCCGGCTGTGGCGGCTTCATCAATATCAGCCAGCATGCCAAATCGCTGTATTTCTGCGGCACGTTTACCGCCGATGGACTGGACATTGCGGTGAAAGACGGCCAACTTGAGATATGCCGGGAAGGCCGACTGCAAAAATTTGTCAGCCGGGCCGAGCAAATTACCTTTTCTGCCGCTAGAGCCATTGCTACCGGGCAACCCGTCCGATACATCACCGAGCGGGCGGTGTTCCGTCTGGATGCTCAGGGGTTGGTGCTGGAAGAAATTGCGCCCGGCATTGATCTGGAGCGGGACATTCTGGCCCAGATGGCCTTTCACCCCTTGATTGACCCGGATCTCAAACCAATGCCCGCGTGCATCTTCGCCCCGGTGTTCGCGCCTTCGCACGGTAAGACTAGCAGCGGAGTGTGA